The proteins below are encoded in one region of Apostichopus japonicus isolate 1M-3 chromosome 4, ASM3797524v1, whole genome shotgun sequence:
- the LOC139966857 gene encoding abl interactor 2-like isoform X3 codes for MMSTLEDLLVNEIPTGRQALIDSHNNLPQVASYCEENYEKAANKRQALEETKNYVTQSLASVAYQINTLATSMLNMLDLQATQLSNMETNINHIAQTVSIHKEKVARREIGVLTTSKSCPRTHKIVAPSNQEKQQKYKSTPIDYSILDDMGHGTKLSPSTRQRAPSRRTDSIGSTGTSGSADFPVSLGRNPAHAGHYDSMSRRKPMGAPPPAPLPPGGYTSARHDSQTSLQSSQNSPLPQSKDRPPSQISNMGAPPPPSMTPNMAGMTMSNNAPPPPSMTQDSTNDEYGMNASIRQASIPWTPAFLRGSLDFMAPPPPVDDTMPPPPEFLQTDEPSWVPGSFVEKVIAIFDYEATRDDELTFAEGSLIYVLQKNPDGWYEGVMNGYTGLFPGNYVELCP; via the exons GCAGCGAACAAGAGACAAGCTTTGGAGGAGACTAAGAACTATGTGACTCAGTCCTTGGCCAGTGTGGCCTACCAAATCAACACCCTAGCAACCAGTATGTTAAATATGTTGGACTTACAAGCAACACAGTTATCCAATATGGAGACAAATATCAACCATATAGCACAG ACTGTTAGTATTCACAAGGAGAAAGTCGCCCGGCGAGAGATCGGGGTCCTGACGACCAGTAAGAGCTGCCCTCGGACTCACAAGATCGTCGCGCCAAGCAACCAAGAGAAGCAGCAGAAATACAAATCAACTCCAATCGATTACTCCATTCTGGACGACATGGGTCACGGCACCAAGTTAAGTCCGAGTACGAGGCAGCGGGCGCCGAGTAGACGGACCGACTCCATCGGTAGCACCGGGACCAGCGGGAGCGCCGATTTTCCGGTTTCTCTCGGCAGAAATCCTGCGCATGCTG GTCATTATGACTCCATGTCCAGGAGGAAACCGATGGGTGCACCCCCGCCAGCGCCTCTCCCTCCCGGAGGGTACACCAGTGCCAGACACGATTCGCAGACATCCCTACAAAGTTCCCAGAATTCGCCCCTCCCTCAGAGCAAAGACCGACCCCCTTCCCAGATATCAAACATGGGTGCCCCTCCACCGCCCAGTATGACACCAAACATGGCAGGAATGACAATGTCCAACAATGCTCCACCACCGCCATCTATGACCCAAGACAGCACAA ATGACGAATATGGTATGAATGCATCTATTAGGCAAGCCTCCATACCATGGACGCCCGCATTTTTGCGCGGTTCATTGG ATTTCATGGCACCACCTCCACCTGTGGATGACACCATGCCTCCCCCTCCTGAATTCCTACAGACCGATGAACCCTCTTGGGTTCCTGGTAGTTTTGTTGAAAAAG TTATTGCCATCTTTGACTACGAAGCCACCAGAGATGACGAACTGACATTCGCGGAGGGCTCCCTCATCTACGTCCTCCAGAAAAACCCGGACGGTTGGTACGAAGGTGTTATGAATGGATATACGGGGCTCTTCCCCGGTAACTATGTGGAACTCTGCCCGTAG
- the LOC139966857 gene encoding abl interactor 2-like isoform X1 encodes MMSTLEDLLVNEIPTGRQALIDSHNNLPQVASYCEENYEKAANKRQALEETKNYVTQSLASVAYQINTLATSMLNMLDLQATQLSNMETNINHIAQTVSIHKEKVARREIGVLTTSKSCPRTHKIVAPSNQEKQQKYKSTPIDYSILDDMGHGTKLSPSTRQRAPSRRTDSIGSTGTSGSADFPVSLGRNPAHAGHYDSMSRRKPMGAPPPAPLPPGGYTSARHDSQTSLQSSQNSPLPQSKDRPPSQISNMGAPPPPSMTPNMAGMTMSNNAPPPPSMTQDSTNDEYGMNASIRQASIPWTPAFLRGSLGPMPHMGAPPPPTPPPAQQFVGTPPPPAADELPPPAQSPFSSQLNQALHMRGGAGDIGSPDSQVELPPPPVDYEQEDFMAPPPPVDDTMPPPPEFLQTDEPSWVPGSFVEKVIAIFDYEATRDDELTFAEGSLIYVLQKNPDGWYEGVMNGYTGLFPGNYVELCP; translated from the exons GCAGCGAACAAGAGACAAGCTTTGGAGGAGACTAAGAACTATGTGACTCAGTCCTTGGCCAGTGTGGCCTACCAAATCAACACCCTAGCAACCAGTATGTTAAATATGTTGGACTTACAAGCAACACAGTTATCCAATATGGAGACAAATATCAACCATATAGCACAG ACTGTTAGTATTCACAAGGAGAAAGTCGCCCGGCGAGAGATCGGGGTCCTGACGACCAGTAAGAGCTGCCCTCGGACTCACAAGATCGTCGCGCCAAGCAACCAAGAGAAGCAGCAGAAATACAAATCAACTCCAATCGATTACTCCATTCTGGACGACATGGGTCACGGCACCAAGTTAAGTCCGAGTACGAGGCAGCGGGCGCCGAGTAGACGGACCGACTCCATCGGTAGCACCGGGACCAGCGGGAGCGCCGATTTTCCGGTTTCTCTCGGCAGAAATCCTGCGCATGCTG GTCATTATGACTCCATGTCCAGGAGGAAACCGATGGGTGCACCCCCGCCAGCGCCTCTCCCTCCCGGAGGGTACACCAGTGCCAGACACGATTCGCAGACATCCCTACAAAGTTCCCAGAATTCGCCCCTCCCTCAGAGCAAAGACCGACCCCCTTCCCAGATATCAAACATGGGTGCCCCTCCACCGCCCAGTATGACACCAAACATGGCAGGAATGACAATGTCCAACAATGCTCCACCACCGCCATCTATGACCCAAGACAGCACAA ATGACGAATATGGTATGAATGCATCTATTAGGCAAGCCTCCATACCATGGACGCCCGCATTTTTGCGCGGTTCATTGG GTCCAATGCCTCATATGGGTGCACCACCTCCCCCTACACCACCACCTGCACAGCAATTCGTGGGGACACCACCACCACCCGCTGCAGACGAGCTCCCTCCCCCAGCACAGAGTCCCTTCTCCTCCCAGCTGAACCAGGCGCTGCATATGAGAGGAGGCGCAGGGGACATAGGTAGCCCTGATTCACAAGTAGAACTACCCCCTCCTCCAGTCGATTATGAGCAGGAAG ATTTCATGGCACCACCTCCACCTGTGGATGACACCATGCCTCCCCCTCCTGAATTCCTACAGACCGATGAACCCTCTTGGGTTCCTGGTAGTTTTGTTGAAAAAG TTATTGCCATCTTTGACTACGAAGCCACCAGAGATGACGAACTGACATTCGCGGAGGGCTCCCTCATCTACGTCCTCCAGAAAAACCCGGACGGTTGGTACGAAGGTGTTATGAATGGATATACGGGGCTCTTCCCCGGTAACTATGTGGAACTCTGCCCGTAG
- the LOC139966857 gene encoding abl interactor 2-like isoform X2, with product MMSTLEDLLVNEIPTGRQALIDSHNNLPQVASYCEENYEKAANKRQALEETKNYVTQSLASVAYQINTLATSMLNMLDLQATQLSNMETNINHIAQTVSIHKEKVARREIGVLTTSKSCPRTHKIVAPSNQEKQQKYKSTPIDYSILDDMGHGTKLSPSTRQRAPSRRTDSIGSTGTSGSADFPVSLGRNPAHAGHYDSMSRRKPMGAPPPAPLPPGGYTSARHDSQTSLQSSQNSPLPQSKDRPPSQISNMGAPPPPSMTPNMAGMTMSNNAPPPPSMTQDSTSPMPHMGAPPPPTPPPAQQFVGTPPPPAADELPPPAQSPFSSQLNQALHMRGGAGDIGSPDSQVELPPPPVDYEQEDFMAPPPPVDDTMPPPPEFLQTDEPSWVPGSFVEKVIAIFDYEATRDDELTFAEGSLIYVLQKNPDGWYEGVMNGYTGLFPGNYVELCP from the exons GCAGCGAACAAGAGACAAGCTTTGGAGGAGACTAAGAACTATGTGACTCAGTCCTTGGCCAGTGTGGCCTACCAAATCAACACCCTAGCAACCAGTATGTTAAATATGTTGGACTTACAAGCAACACAGTTATCCAATATGGAGACAAATATCAACCATATAGCACAG ACTGTTAGTATTCACAAGGAGAAAGTCGCCCGGCGAGAGATCGGGGTCCTGACGACCAGTAAGAGCTGCCCTCGGACTCACAAGATCGTCGCGCCAAGCAACCAAGAGAAGCAGCAGAAATACAAATCAACTCCAATCGATTACTCCATTCTGGACGACATGGGTCACGGCACCAAGTTAAGTCCGAGTACGAGGCAGCGGGCGCCGAGTAGACGGACCGACTCCATCGGTAGCACCGGGACCAGCGGGAGCGCCGATTTTCCGGTTTCTCTCGGCAGAAATCCTGCGCATGCTG GTCATTATGACTCCATGTCCAGGAGGAAACCGATGGGTGCACCCCCGCCAGCGCCTCTCCCTCCCGGAGGGTACACCAGTGCCAGACACGATTCGCAGACATCCCTACAAAGTTCCCAGAATTCGCCCCTCCCTCAGAGCAAAGACCGACCCCCTTCCCAGATATCAAACATGGGTGCCCCTCCACCGCCCAGTATGACACCAAACATGGCAGGAATGACAATGTCCAACAATGCTCCACCACCGCCATCTATGACCCAAGACAGCACAA GTCCAATGCCTCATATGGGTGCACCACCTCCCCCTACACCACCACCTGCACAGCAATTCGTGGGGACACCACCACCACCCGCTGCAGACGAGCTCCCTCCCCCAGCACAGAGTCCCTTCTCCTCCCAGCTGAACCAGGCGCTGCATATGAGAGGAGGCGCAGGGGACATAGGTAGCCCTGATTCACAAGTAGAACTACCCCCTCCTCCAGTCGATTATGAGCAGGAAG ATTTCATGGCACCACCTCCACCTGTGGATGACACCATGCCTCCCCCTCCTGAATTCCTACAGACCGATGAACCCTCTTGGGTTCCTGGTAGTTTTGTTGAAAAAG TTATTGCCATCTTTGACTACGAAGCCACCAGAGATGACGAACTGACATTCGCGGAGGGCTCCCTCATCTACGTCCTCCAGAAAAACCCGGACGGTTGGTACGAAGGTGTTATGAATGGATATACGGGGCTCTTCCCCGGTAACTATGTGGAACTCTGCCCGTAG
- the LOC139966859 gene encoding uncharacterized protein isoform X1, protein MGQGNGRTQSTQGGIMSSRHSDCSSNTTLEDYNFTPTPSQAGTLSSIESLKIGSLQIHKENGGPSTSKASTPSAGSVFTTDSTVKSSTPTTSSGNLSSRASTSSSPVPPTSNNNHQEIPPPKVVFRNPRQSSKHSRFDLLSDHVITRVFSFLPTKSLCLCSAVCRRWHRLVYQPSLWTSINLSGRFINVDRALEVLMHRLCQETPYVCLMVQRVTLNACERLTDLGLMVIAAKCPELTHLELRGCSMVTNEAIFKVVSQCSSLDHLDVSACKQLNCMNLPADNMNLDPAMFLKQKINLRFLDMSDCPLLDDDGLRTIATNCPALVNVYLRKCDLISDVGVQYLSNYCLMLREISLSDCPRVTDLGLRELSKLEYHLKYLSIAKCEFVTDIGINLMAKKCSKLRYLNARGCIYLTDKALEALSRGCRRLRSLDVGKCPSISDRGLICIIENCTSLRKLSLKGCMYVTDRTVRLLAAKCPELQQLNIQDCEQVSKEAYHLLKRCCKKCIIEHTNPSFY, encoded by the exons AGTCCTTGAAGATCGGTAGTCTTCAGATTCATAAAGAAAATGGTGGACCGTCGACTTCCAAGGCGTCGACCCCATCAGCGGGCAGTGTTTTCACCACAGATTCGACCGTTAAGAGCTCCACTCCCACCACTTCGTCTGGCAACCTCTCCTCTCGCGCATCTACATCTTCGTCTCCAGTTCCTCCCACCAGTAACAACAATCACCAAGAGATCCCACCACCTAAAGTAGTCTTCCGAAATCCTCGGCAGTCTTCCAAACATTCCAGATTTGATCTGCTCTCTGATCATGTGATCACCCGTGTCTTCTCATTCTTGCCCACCAAGTCCCTCTGCCTCTGCTCGGCAGTCTGCCGCAGATGGCACCGTCTGGTCTACCAGCCCAGCCTCTGGACCTCCATAAACTTATCGGGGCGGTTCATCAACGTGGACAGGGCCCTAGAGGTCCTCATGCACAGGCTCTGTCAGGAGACGCCATACGTCTGTCTGATGGTGCAACGGGTCACCCTGAACGCCTGCGAGAGGCTGACCGATCTGGGCCTGATGGTGATCGCAGCAAAGTGTCCCGAGCTGACCCACCTGGAGCTTAGAGGCTGCAGTATGGTGACCAACGAAGCAATATTTAAAGTGGTCTCTCAGTGCTCCAGCTTGGATCACTTAGATGTGTCAG CTTGCAAGCAGTTAAACTGTATGAATCTTCCAGCTGACAATATGAACCTTGACCCCGCAATGTTCCTGAAACAAAAGATCAACCTGAGATTCTTAGACATGTCAGACTGCCCTCTATTAGATGACGACGGTCTCCGGACAATCGCCACAAACTGTCCGGCACTCGTCAACGTATACTTGAGGAAGTGCGATTTAATTAGTGACGTCGGAGTGCAATACCTTTCTAACTACTGCCTGATGCTGCGCGAGATATCGCTCAGCGATTGCCCGAGAGTGACGGATCTAGGGTTACGTGAGTTGTCCAAGTTAGAGTACCATCTCAAGTATCTCAGTATCGCCAAGTGCGAATTTGTGACGGACATCGGCATCAATTTGATGGCCAAGAAATGCTCGAAGCTACGCTACTTAAACGCGAGAGGCTGTATTTATCTAACGGACAAAGCTCTAGAGGCACTCTCCAGAGGCTGTCGAAGACTTCGTTCTCTGGACGTCGGAAAGTGCCCCTCTATTTCGGACAGGGGATTAATATGTATCATAGAAAACTGTACAAGCTTACGGAAGCTAAGCCTGAAGGGCTGTATGTATGTTACAGATCGAACCGTTCGCCTTCTGGCCGCAAAATGCCCCGAACTGCAGCAGCTGAATATCCAAGATTGTGAGCAGGTGTCGAAAGAAGCCTACCATCTTCTGAAAAGATGCTGCAAAAAGTGTATCATTGAACACACTAATCCTTCATTTTATTGA
- the LOC139966859 gene encoding uncharacterized protein isoform X3 gives MSSRHSDCSSNTTLEDYNFTPTPSQAGTLSSIESLKIGSLQIHKENGGPSTSKASTPSAGSVFTTDSTVKSSTPTTSSGNLSSRASTSSSPVPPTSNNNHQEIPPPKVVFRNPRQSSKHSRFDLLSDHVITRVFSFLPTKSLCLCSAVCRRWHRLVYQPSLWTSINLSGRFINVDRALEVLMHRLCQETPYVCLMVQRVTLNACERLTDLGLMVIAAKCPELTHLELRGCSMVTNEAIFKVVSQCSSLDHLDVSACKQLNCMNLPADNMNLDPAMFLKQKINLRFLDMSDCPLLDDDGLRTIATNCPALVNVYLRKCDLISDVGVQYLSNYCLMLREISLSDCPRVTDLGLRELSKLEYHLKYLSIAKCEFVTDIGINLMAKKCSKLRYLNARGCIYLTDKALEALSRGCRRLRSLDVGKCPSISDRGLICIIENCTSLRKLSLKGCMYVTDRTVRLLAAKCPELQQLNIQDCEQVSKEAYHLLKRCCKKCIIEHTNPSFY, from the exons AGTCCTTGAAGATCGGTAGTCTTCAGATTCATAAAGAAAATGGTGGACCGTCGACTTCCAAGGCGTCGACCCCATCAGCGGGCAGTGTTTTCACCACAGATTCGACCGTTAAGAGCTCCACTCCCACCACTTCGTCTGGCAACCTCTCCTCTCGCGCATCTACATCTTCGTCTCCAGTTCCTCCCACCAGTAACAACAATCACCAAGAGATCCCACCACCTAAAGTAGTCTTCCGAAATCCTCGGCAGTCTTCCAAACATTCCAGATTTGATCTGCTCTCTGATCATGTGATCACCCGTGTCTTCTCATTCTTGCCCACCAAGTCCCTCTGCCTCTGCTCGGCAGTCTGCCGCAGATGGCACCGTCTGGTCTACCAGCCCAGCCTCTGGACCTCCATAAACTTATCGGGGCGGTTCATCAACGTGGACAGGGCCCTAGAGGTCCTCATGCACAGGCTCTGTCAGGAGACGCCATACGTCTGTCTGATGGTGCAACGGGTCACCCTGAACGCCTGCGAGAGGCTGACCGATCTGGGCCTGATGGTGATCGCAGCAAAGTGTCCCGAGCTGACCCACCTGGAGCTTAGAGGCTGCAGTATGGTGACCAACGAAGCAATATTTAAAGTGGTCTCTCAGTGCTCCAGCTTGGATCACTTAGATGTGTCAG CTTGCAAGCAGTTAAACTGTATGAATCTTCCAGCTGACAATATGAACCTTGACCCCGCAATGTTCCTGAAACAAAAGATCAACCTGAGATTCTTAGACATGTCAGACTGCCCTCTATTAGATGACGACGGTCTCCGGACAATCGCCACAAACTGTCCGGCACTCGTCAACGTATACTTGAGGAAGTGCGATTTAATTAGTGACGTCGGAGTGCAATACCTTTCTAACTACTGCCTGATGCTGCGCGAGATATCGCTCAGCGATTGCCCGAGAGTGACGGATCTAGGGTTACGTGAGTTGTCCAAGTTAGAGTACCATCTCAAGTATCTCAGTATCGCCAAGTGCGAATTTGTGACGGACATCGGCATCAATTTGATGGCCAAGAAATGCTCGAAGCTACGCTACTTAAACGCGAGAGGCTGTATTTATCTAACGGACAAAGCTCTAGAGGCACTCTCCAGAGGCTGTCGAAGACTTCGTTCTCTGGACGTCGGAAAGTGCCCCTCTATTTCGGACAGGGGATTAATATGTATCATAGAAAACTGTACAAGCTTACGGAAGCTAAGCCTGAAGGGCTGTATGTATGTTACAGATCGAACCGTTCGCCTTCTGGCCGCAAAATGCCCCGAACTGCAGCAGCTGAATATCCAAGATTGTGAGCAGGTGTCGAAAGAAGCCTACCATCTTCTGAAAAGATGCTGCAAAAAGTGTATCATTGAACACACTAATCCTTCATTTTATTGA
- the LOC139966859 gene encoding uncharacterized protein isoform X2, with protein MFPAAFTYLPTWSDFSQWSNVCLNVMLKFVVRRPPKKPESLKIGSLQIHKENGGPSTSKASTPSAGSVFTTDSTVKSSTPTTSSGNLSSRASTSSSPVPPTSNNNHQEIPPPKVVFRNPRQSSKHSRFDLLSDHVITRVFSFLPTKSLCLCSAVCRRWHRLVYQPSLWTSINLSGRFINVDRALEVLMHRLCQETPYVCLMVQRVTLNACERLTDLGLMVIAAKCPELTHLELRGCSMVTNEAIFKVVSQCSSLDHLDVSACKQLNCMNLPADNMNLDPAMFLKQKINLRFLDMSDCPLLDDDGLRTIATNCPALVNVYLRKCDLISDVGVQYLSNYCLMLREISLSDCPRVTDLGLRELSKLEYHLKYLSIAKCEFVTDIGINLMAKKCSKLRYLNARGCIYLTDKALEALSRGCRRLRSLDVGKCPSISDRGLICIIENCTSLRKLSLKGCMYVTDRTVRLLAAKCPELQQLNIQDCEQVSKEAYHLLKRCCKKCIIEHTNPSFY; from the exons ATGTTTCCAGCCGCTTTTACATATTTGCCCACGTGGAGTGACTTTTCCCAATGGAGTAATGTTTGCTTAAATGTCATGCTCAAGTTTGTTGTAAGAAGACCTCCAAAGAAACCAG AGTCCTTGAAGATCGGTAGTCTTCAGATTCATAAAGAAAATGGTGGACCGTCGACTTCCAAGGCGTCGACCCCATCAGCGGGCAGTGTTTTCACCACAGATTCGACCGTTAAGAGCTCCACTCCCACCACTTCGTCTGGCAACCTCTCCTCTCGCGCATCTACATCTTCGTCTCCAGTTCCTCCCACCAGTAACAACAATCACCAAGAGATCCCACCACCTAAAGTAGTCTTCCGAAATCCTCGGCAGTCTTCCAAACATTCCAGATTTGATCTGCTCTCTGATCATGTGATCACCCGTGTCTTCTCATTCTTGCCCACCAAGTCCCTCTGCCTCTGCTCGGCAGTCTGCCGCAGATGGCACCGTCTGGTCTACCAGCCCAGCCTCTGGACCTCCATAAACTTATCGGGGCGGTTCATCAACGTGGACAGGGCCCTAGAGGTCCTCATGCACAGGCTCTGTCAGGAGACGCCATACGTCTGTCTGATGGTGCAACGGGTCACCCTGAACGCCTGCGAGAGGCTGACCGATCTGGGCCTGATGGTGATCGCAGCAAAGTGTCCCGAGCTGACCCACCTGGAGCTTAGAGGCTGCAGTATGGTGACCAACGAAGCAATATTTAAAGTGGTCTCTCAGTGCTCCAGCTTGGATCACTTAGATGTGTCAG CTTGCAAGCAGTTAAACTGTATGAATCTTCCAGCTGACAATATGAACCTTGACCCCGCAATGTTCCTGAAACAAAAGATCAACCTGAGATTCTTAGACATGTCAGACTGCCCTCTATTAGATGACGACGGTCTCCGGACAATCGCCACAAACTGTCCGGCACTCGTCAACGTATACTTGAGGAAGTGCGATTTAATTAGTGACGTCGGAGTGCAATACCTTTCTAACTACTGCCTGATGCTGCGCGAGATATCGCTCAGCGATTGCCCGAGAGTGACGGATCTAGGGTTACGTGAGTTGTCCAAGTTAGAGTACCATCTCAAGTATCTCAGTATCGCCAAGTGCGAATTTGTGACGGACATCGGCATCAATTTGATGGCCAAGAAATGCTCGAAGCTACGCTACTTAAACGCGAGAGGCTGTATTTATCTAACGGACAAAGCTCTAGAGGCACTCTCCAGAGGCTGTCGAAGACTTCGTTCTCTGGACGTCGGAAAGTGCCCCTCTATTTCGGACAGGGGATTAATATGTATCATAGAAAACTGTACAAGCTTACGGAAGCTAAGCCTGAAGGGCTGTATGTATGTTACAGATCGAACCGTTCGCCTTCTGGCCGCAAAATGCCCCGAACTGCAGCAGCTGAATATCCAAGATTGTGAGCAGGTGTCGAAAGAAGCCTACCATCTTCTGAAAAGATGCTGCAAAAAGTGTATCATTGAACACACTAATCCTTCATTTTATTGA
- the LOC139966859 gene encoding uncharacterized protein isoform X4, protein MGQGNGRTQSTQESLKIGSLQIHKENGGPSTSKASTPSAGSVFTTDSTVKSSTPTTSSGNLSSRASTSSSPVPPTSNNNHQEIPPPKVVFRNPRQSSKHSRFDLLSDHVITRVFSFLPTKSLCLCSAVCRRWHRLVYQPSLWTSINLSGRFINVDRALEVLMHRLCQETPYVCLMVQRVTLNACERLTDLGLMVIAAKCPELTHLELRGCSMVTNEAIFKVVSQCSSLDHLDVSACKQLNCMNLPADNMNLDPAMFLKQKINLRFLDMSDCPLLDDDGLRTIATNCPALVNVYLRKCDLISDVGVQYLSNYCLMLREISLSDCPRVTDLGLRELSKLEYHLKYLSIAKCEFVTDIGINLMAKKCSKLRYLNARGCIYLTDKALEALSRGCRRLRSLDVGKCPSISDRGLICIIENCTSLRKLSLKGCMYVTDRTVRLLAAKCPELQQLNIQDCEQVSKEAYHLLKRCCKKCIIEHTNPSFY, encoded by the exons AGTCCTTGAAGATCGGTAGTCTTCAGATTCATAAAGAAAATGGTGGACCGTCGACTTCCAAGGCGTCGACCCCATCAGCGGGCAGTGTTTTCACCACAGATTCGACCGTTAAGAGCTCCACTCCCACCACTTCGTCTGGCAACCTCTCCTCTCGCGCATCTACATCTTCGTCTCCAGTTCCTCCCACCAGTAACAACAATCACCAAGAGATCCCACCACCTAAAGTAGTCTTCCGAAATCCTCGGCAGTCTTCCAAACATTCCAGATTTGATCTGCTCTCTGATCATGTGATCACCCGTGTCTTCTCATTCTTGCCCACCAAGTCCCTCTGCCTCTGCTCGGCAGTCTGCCGCAGATGGCACCGTCTGGTCTACCAGCCCAGCCTCTGGACCTCCATAAACTTATCGGGGCGGTTCATCAACGTGGACAGGGCCCTAGAGGTCCTCATGCACAGGCTCTGTCAGGAGACGCCATACGTCTGTCTGATGGTGCAACGGGTCACCCTGAACGCCTGCGAGAGGCTGACCGATCTGGGCCTGATGGTGATCGCAGCAAAGTGTCCCGAGCTGACCCACCTGGAGCTTAGAGGCTGCAGTATGGTGACCAACGAAGCAATATTTAAAGTGGTCTCTCAGTGCTCCAGCTTGGATCACTTAGATGTGTCAG CTTGCAAGCAGTTAAACTGTATGAATCTTCCAGCTGACAATATGAACCTTGACCCCGCAATGTTCCTGAAACAAAAGATCAACCTGAGATTCTTAGACATGTCAGACTGCCCTCTATTAGATGACGACGGTCTCCGGACAATCGCCACAAACTGTCCGGCACTCGTCAACGTATACTTGAGGAAGTGCGATTTAATTAGTGACGTCGGAGTGCAATACCTTTCTAACTACTGCCTGATGCTGCGCGAGATATCGCTCAGCGATTGCCCGAGAGTGACGGATCTAGGGTTACGTGAGTTGTCCAAGTTAGAGTACCATCTCAAGTATCTCAGTATCGCCAAGTGCGAATTTGTGACGGACATCGGCATCAATTTGATGGCCAAGAAATGCTCGAAGCTACGCTACTTAAACGCGAGAGGCTGTATTTATCTAACGGACAAAGCTCTAGAGGCACTCTCCAGAGGCTGTCGAAGACTTCGTTCTCTGGACGTCGGAAAGTGCCCCTCTATTTCGGACAGGGGATTAATATGTATCATAGAAAACTGTACAAGCTTACGGAAGCTAAGCCTGAAGGGCTGTATGTATGTTACAGATCGAACCGTTCGCCTTCTGGCCGCAAAATGCCCCGAACTGCAGCAGCTGAATATCCAAGATTGTGAGCAGGTGTCGAAAGAAGCCTACCATCTTCTGAAAAGATGCTGCAAAAAGTGTATCATTGAACACACTAATCCTTCATTTTATTGA